A stretch of Camelina sativa cultivar DH55 chromosome 18, Cs, whole genome shotgun sequence DNA encodes these proteins:
- the LOC109130428 gene encoding F-box/FBD/LRR-repeat protein At3g52680-like: MKRRVKSKSKRAVVKEDRLTQLPEALIVQILSLLPTKDAVATTALSKQWHSHWKKVPVLMFDSCDHKRKLGNFSKDVCKSLLSHKAPVLQSLHLEVDLDTCTAMDIGILLGIAFGRDVRKLLLDVYPKIRRKNTRPFSFLPTLLYTCKTLETLILRFHALVDVSSQICLKSLKTLHLDYMYYKDDKSVRNLLSGCPCLETLVVRRAACGDGIKSFAIEVPSLQSLSVHDENDGVDHWEYVINAPSLKSLHIDLEKGPEVCLSETSLKLVEAKISCETISEKLLGSLT, from the exons ATGAAACGACG TGTTAAAAGTAAGAGTAAACGAGCTGTTGTGAAGGAGGACAGACTTACTCAACTTCCTGAAGCTCTGATTGTGCAAATACTGTCTCTGCTTCCAACAAAAGATGCCGTAGCCACTACTGCTCTGTCTAAACAATGGCACTCTCACTGGAAGAAGGTACCTGTCCTCATGTTTGATTCTTGCGATCACAAACGTAAACTCGGGAATTTTTCAAAGGATGTTTGCAAATCTCTGCTATCACATAAAGCTCCAGTGCTACAAAGTTTACATCTTGAAGTTGATTTGGATACATGTACTGCCATGGATATTGGGATATTGCTTGGAATCGCATTCGGACGCGATGTGCGTAAGCTCTTACTTGACGTGTACCCCAAGATTAGGAGGAAGAATACTAGGCCATTCAGTTTCCTTCCGACCTTGTTGTATACATGTAAAACACTAGAGACCTTGATACTTAGGTTTCATGCCCTTGTCGATGTCTCTTCTCAGATTTGTCTCAAGTCCCTCAAGACTCTGCATCTTGATTATATGTATTACAAAGACGACAAATCAGTGCGTAACCTGTTATCTGGCTGCCCTTGTCTTGAAACTCTGGTCGTGAGACGAGCTGCTTGTGGCGATGGTATCAAATCTTTCGCTATTGAGGTGCCATCTTTGCAGAGTCTATCAGTTCATGATGAAAATGACGGAGTAGACCATTGGGAATACGTGATTAATGCTCCTTCTTTGAAATCCTTGCACATTGATTTGGAGAAGGGTCCTGAAGTTTGTCTAAGTGAGACTTCTCTGAAGCTGGTAGAGGCGAAAATTTCATGTGAAACAATCAGTGAGAAGCTTTTGGGATCTctaacttaa
- the LOC104763017 gene encoding nudix hydrolase 8-like: MDSISVSEVTVIGRTHLGFMHSFRQPFSGVPMSPKFCSSRVEGPRAISSSDTNTKSQFAYGERIAATSSDSGYKINGVNLKSRTLISSVKEGLLLDANDDAYGGVIVDPEKLPSLMMFCGFLQEGFEYHHAEKGYVMLTYWIPEEEPSMLPANASHQVGVGGFVLNQHKEVLVVQEKYCAPSITGLWKLPTGFINESEEIFSGAVREVKEETGVDTEFLEVIAFRHAHNVAFEKSDLFFICMLRPLSDKIIIDSLEIKAAKWMPLVEFVEQPMIREDKMFQRVIEICEARLSHRYCGLSPHQLVSTFDGKPSSLYYNVVDDDHDPSNSNCNTDFL; the protein is encoded by the exons ATGGATTCTATCTCTGTCTCTGAGGTTACTGTTATTGGAAGAACACATTTGGGTTTTATGCACAGTTTCAGACAGCCATTTTCTGGTGTTCCAATGTCTCCAAAGTTCTGTTCTTCCAGAG TTGAAGGGCCAAGGGCAATATCATCAAGTGATACCAACACAAAGAGCCAATTTGCTTATGGAGAACGCATAGCTGCAACTAGTTCAGATTCAGGTTACAAGATCAACGGAGTAAATCTAAAAAGCAGAACACTCATCAGTTCTGTTAAAGAAGGATTATTACTTGATGCTAATGATGATGCGTATGGTGGAGTAATCGTTGATCCTGAAAAATTACCATCA TTAATGATGTTTTGTGGATTTTTGCAGGAAGGTTTTGAGTATCATCATGCAGAGAAAGGATATGTGATGTTAACATATTGGATACCGGAGGAGGAACCTAGTATGCTTCCTGCAAATGCTTCACATCAAGTCGGTGTTGGAGGTTTTGTATTAAATCAACATAAAGAGGTGCTTGTGGTACAAGAAAAGTACTGTGCTCCATCGATTACAGGTCTATGGAAGTTACCAACAGGGTTTATTAATGAATCTGAAGAGATTTTCTCTGGTGCTGTAAGAGAAGTGAAGGAAGAAACTGGG GTAGATACAGAGTTCTTAGAGGTTATAGCTTTCAGACATGCTCACAACGTTGCGTTTGAGAAATCTGATCTGTTCTTCATCTGTATGTTGAGACCTCTCTCTGATAAGATAATCATCGATAGTCTTGAGATCAAAGCCGCAAAG tGGATGCCATTGGTGGAGTTTGTGGAGCAACCGATGATCAGAGAAGATAAAATGTTTCAAAGAGTGATTGAAATCTGCGAGGCGAGATTAAGCCATCGGTACTGCGGTCTTTCTCCCCATCAACTTGTCTCTACTTTTGATGGCAaaccttcttctctctattacaatgttgttgatgatgatcatgatccTTCCAACTCCAATTGTAACACTGATTTCTTATAA